The Apium graveolens cultivar Ventura chromosome 3, ASM990537v1, whole genome shotgun sequence sequence TGTGGTATTATCATGGTGAAGGTAGACGGTCAAGTAATGAACATATGAATATAGAACATGAAGATGTGTTCGATCAATATGAAATGTTAAGGGCTGCTTTTGGTGAACATTATTATACTAATCCTGAAGATTTTGGTGACCAAGATCATACTCCTGAGGAGCCGAACTTTGAAGCAAGTAGATTTTACACTAATCTGCACAATCTTGATGCCCCTATATATCCGGGAAATACCAAGTTCACCAAGCTCACGTTTGTCATGAGATTAGTGCACTTCAAAAGTCAAAATAATTGCAGTGACACGAGTTTTGATGAGTTGCTTAGTCTGATTGCTGATGTATTGCCTGAAGAGCACACACTTCCATCGAAGTACTGATATATTAAGAAAATGGTCAAGAAAATTAATTTGGGCTATGAAAAAATACACGCGTGTGAGAATGACTGTATGTTATTTTATGGTGATGATAAGGATAATTCTTGTTGCAGATATTGCGGAATAAGTCGATATAAAGATGCCAAAGAAGGTGGGAGCAATACCATCCCGAGAAAGGTTTTGAGATATTTTCCTCTCACAACACGTCTACAACGATTGTATATGTCCGCCCGCACTGCTGAACATATGAAATGGTACAAGAACCGAGTTGTCACTGAAGGGGTTCTTACCCACCCTGCGGACGGAGAGGAATGGAAAGAATTTGATAAAAATTATCCAGATTTTTCACAGGATATTCGCAATGTCAGACTTGGGCTTGCAACAGATGGATTTCCTCCCTATAGCAATGGCACTTCAGGATTCTACTCGGTCTGGCCTGTTGTAATTTTTGTGTATAATCTTCCTCCTTCAATGTGCATGAAGGATCCATACATGTTCATGACTTTACTAGTACCTGGGCCTAATGATCCTGGAAAAAATTTAAATGTTTATCTCTAACCTTTAATTGATGAGTTGATTCAGTTGTGGCAGTGTGGTGTGGAGACGTATGATGCTTCTACAAAGACTAATTTTATATTGAGGGCGGCTTTGTTATGGACTATTAGTGACTACCCGGGTTTAGCAATGGTTAGCGGGTGGTCAACAAAGGGTAAGCTATGTTGTCATGTTTGCATGGGAGAAGTCAAGGCCAAACAGTTGCCGCACAGCAGGAAGAGTAGTTTTTATGGATTGCATAAAGGGTTCTTGAATAAACGTCCACGGCGTCCAACAGGTTTCACAGTGCGCAGGAAGTTTGCGAGAATAGATTTTCCGCTACCTGGGAAGCTGCACAGTAAAGAAAGGGCTGATGGATATGGGGTTTCACATAATTGGACACACGTCACCAGTTTCTTTGATCTGCCATACTGGGATacattaaaatattattatatgtTAAGTTTTTTACTTACTATATttacttaaaaaatattattataagaTTTGGAATATTTTAAAAAGTAAAACATTTTATCAATATTGTAATCATTTCAagaatatattttaatatatatgtatatatatatatataaatatataaagtTTACATTAATATATGATCATTggtataacaccctccaaatccggggtataaatttggggcattattaacaacaactacaactaaatctgcacaagcggaatataaatataataattaccccgaactaatactactcaggatcttttaaggttgagttgaaaacaagaaccacatactacactttattacaagcccaaataaataaaacctgtctcaagaactctctttgttacaaaactttattctacctaccatctcaccacacaacttttattcaaactacacaaaacttttattcaacccaacattgctacttatcctgttacacctgatctagcaattcaaagctctcttcgggaatgggaaggaacactcttggtataagagggtcccgctgcttgactcgcttcttgactatgcgggtcctgatgggtttcattctctaccttaactgtaaaacaataggaataacaataaaaggggatgagccaaaattgctcaacaagcctgcaacaatatatgtattataaagagagagaaataagtgaatcaataagctgttggttggaacaaccatctgaatctgtataggatagtaatttgccaatgctaGCGAGTACCAAgtgaacaagactggaaacaagaactaacatatgcactataacccgctgatcagtcaggatatagtatggatctatacccaactgtatagacccaaccaacataaagagtactcaggcaactatggcctattaaataatggtctgggtaaaacccagcccgtatagtaaccatccagtccaaggcttagcatccggaacaatcggaatgctttcgatttatcccaacaccaggatataccagagtatatgtaacaagggtaaaaaggattgaaatatgaatagggaattcaataaattgggagaaatcaagaatcgaaatgaaattgaaacaaacattaataaatgggtaacagtgtatatgaacaatgattatcaaaggtaactgatatgataa is a genomic window containing:
- the LOC141715028 gene encoding uncharacterized protein LOC141715028 is translated as MSNDRSWINRRTNPTGYGWTKEYCEGVKYFLKFAERNCEQLNGEISCPCNTCKNRYFKSIADVEFDLFATGFLESYTVWYYHGEGRRSSNEHMNIEHEDVFDQYEMLRAAFGEHYYTNPEDFGDQDHTPEEPNFEASRFYTNLHNLDAPIYPGNTKFTKLTFVMRLVHFKSQNNCSDTSFDELLSLIADVLPEEHTLPSKYCGISRYKDAKEGGSNTIPRKVLRYFPLTTRLQRLYMSARTAEHMKWYKNRVVTEGVLTHPADGEEWKEFDKNYPDFSQDIRNVRLGLATDGFPPYSNGTSGFYSVWPVVIFVYNLPPSMCMKDPYMFMTLLCGVETYDASTKTNFILRAALLWTISDYPGLAMVSGWSTKGKLCCHVCMGEVKAKQLPHSRKSSFYGLHKGFLNKRPRRPTGFTVRRKFARIDFPLPGKLHSKERADGYGVSHNWTHVTSFFDLPYWDTLKYYYMLSFLLTIFT